Proteins encoded in a region of the Drosophila sechellia strain sech25 chromosome 2L, ASM438219v1, whole genome shotgun sequence genome:
- the LOC6611941 gene encoding FUN14 domain-containing protein 1 produces MTNYSEIFKKVFSDIGQRSAYSQMLIGVSSGWVTGYTTMKIGKFAAFAVGGSIILLEIAHQEGLVKINWSKLDKSVDKLADKVEASLGREKNWKDKTERYVDNQLDRAESLLTRNGKKVAKWYTKLIGDEEGPKVNDLHIFLASFFGGVALGIATG; encoded by the exons atgactAATTATTCGGAAATTTTTAAGAAAGTTTTTAGCGATATTGGCCAACGCTCAGCATATTCGCAGATGCTTATTGGCGTCTCATCAGGATG GGTCACAGGATATACAACTATGAAGATTGGCAAATTTGCTGCCTTTGCAGTTGGCGGCAGCATAATTTTGCTCGAAATCGCCCACCAGGAAGGActtgtaaaaataaattggtcTAAGTTGGATAAGAGCGTGGATAAGCTCGCCGACAAAGTGGAAGCCTCGCTGGGTCGTGAGAAGAACTGGAAGGATAAG ACCGAAAGATATGTCGACAATCAATTAGACAGAGCGGAAAGCCTCCTAACCCGAAACGGCAAGAAAGTGGCGAAATGGTACACCAAACTGATTGGCGATGAGGAGGGTCCAAAAGTCAACGATCTGCACATATTTTTGGCATCATTTTTCGGTGGCGTTGCCCTGGGCATAGCTACTGGATAA